In Sebastes umbrosus isolate fSebUmb1 chromosome 15, fSebUmb1.pri, whole genome shotgun sequence, the genomic window ttttgttttaacatgtgttttaacatgcatgtttttcagtgtgtttttcagtgtgtttgAACATGCCTGTTTGAACAAGTGTGGATCTGCCTGTGTGTCCCTTGTTTCTATGTGTGATACATGTTTTTATACCTACATGTGAGAGTGTTGATGTTTTATATCTGACGACGGTTGGTCCTGGATCGTCTCTTGGACGTTCGGTTTCTCGTCAGAGCTTTTGGCTGAGGAATGATTGGTTGAGGGGGTAGGGCGGGGCTCTGAGGGACATGGGCGGGGCTCATGATAACATGGTCTGGGCGTTTTGGTGGGGGGGCGGGGCTTTGAGGTTTGGCGGAGCGGGAGCTGGACTTTTTCTTCCCTCCTTCTTCAGAGTCAGAGCTCTCGTCTTCTGTAAGAAAAACAGTGCTCAATTATTTGAGAAATATATTATGaacaaattcaataaaatatatgaGTGAACCAAGAATTTGGGAAACACtttgatgaatatttaaaactCTGATCATTATTTTGAAGTTTTatttacatatgtgtgtgtttttttattttttgtctgcaAGCTAGCAAGCTCAACAACTGCtgccagaaccagaaccagaaccagccagTTAGCTCCTGTTGGCTACAGTAACAACAAAGCCAAAGTTATCTAACTCAACCAactacctgctgctgtaaataaacACAGTACACTGACCGCAATACTAAAGTTATTTATCTTGTAAGCCTTATCCTAATTAGCCACTAACTTACTTGGCCAGTTCTTGAGCTCGGTTTATCAGGCTACTCAGCGTCAAAGTGAAAAGACAGAGTTGAATTTGATCAAACTGACAACACACAGTTTAGCTTctttcaaatatttgtatttaatatttaaaatttaatataatttatttattctatttgatTTATTGAGTGTTCAGTCATATTGTTTATCATATTGAGAAATATTAAAGTACTGTCATTaaggaaaatgtatttaaacagCACCTTTCTAGTGTTTCACAACACTGCATGCTGCCTGATGGGGAAttaatgaatcatttatttatgtatatatttattggcGTTAAGATAGTTAGACGTAAATAAATTGACTCttaaattttttttgcaaattttatATATACCCGtatgtgataatccatcaacatatGTTACTCCGATAATaactatagtcaaaataattcataatttatgattttttttactaaagaAAAAGTATACTTCAATGTAAATGGGATTTATTGACCATAAATTAAGAAAAGTGTAAAACTATAATAATGTAAACTAATTTTTAATAATGTACAGTGTGTTATATAATGTACAGTAAGTTataataatgtacagtatgttatataatgtacagtatgttataataatgaACAGTATGttatataatgtacagtatgttataataatgtacagtatgttataataatgaACAGTATGttatataatgtacagtatgttatataATGTACAGTTTGTTATAATAATGTACAGTAAGTTATAATAATGAACAGTATGttatataatgtacagtatgttatagtaatgtacagtatgttatataATGTACAGTAAGTTATAATAATGAACAGTATGttatataatgtacagtatgttataataatgaACAGTATGTTATATAATGTACAGTTTGTTATAATAATGAACAGTATGttatataatgtacagtatgttataataatgtcCAGTAAGTTTTAATAATGTCCAGTAAGTTATAATAATATAGTTTGTTATAATAATGTACAGTAAGTTATAATAATGCACAGTAAATTATAATAGTGTACCGTTATTTGTAATaatttacagtatgtaataataatatacagtttgttaaaataatgtacagtaaggtataataatgtacagtatgttattatAATGcacagtatgtaataataataatgtacagtatgttatgatAATGcacagtatgtaataataataatgtacagtatgtttttgtCTCACCGTCATCTTCCTCCACACTGTTTGTAGCTGCAGCAGCTTCTGAAATCAATCAAATTAATCAATCAACAGAAACTTTTATGAAAACAGATTTAAACAGATATTCAGaggtagaagaagaaaagatggCGTACCAGGTGCTGTCACCCGATTGGCTGCtggaattacaaaaaaaacacaaaattacgATAAAATCAAAGACTCCTGAATCAGTCTTCATAAAGAAACTCAACTCTGATTAGTGATTTCACACTCAAGTTAAAGTTGATTCATTTACGGGCCCTTCATGATTAGTTCCACCTCATCCTGTTCTCCTGGTGGATTTAGTTTCATGGTCAGTTCGTTGTCACTCCTTGTCTATTGTGTTTCCTTCTCGTGAGTTTTTCCactattttgtatttctacttgactcctatatatatatattttctgtacatacagtatatatagtgttctCACCGTCTGCGATCTCTGAACTGGAGCTGCTGGTATCTGAAACGAAACAACACGATTCAGTTTATCATCAGGAtctcattattattactgtaacaCTGGCAGAGCTGCTTGAACACACCTGAAAAGGTAAGTTCCTGCATTAGGTGCAGGAATGTGACCAAGCAGCTCAAACCTCAAACCTGATCATGAATGTTGGAACACTGAGATGCATCTGATATCAGGAAATAACCTCCAGTTCATGTGAACACACACTTCAGGTAAATCTAATGTTCAGCTGGTGGTTCAACtgaatcattatcatcatcatcatcatcatcatcatcatcatcatgttccTACCTGAGGGTCTTCGTCCATAATACTGAGATTCATCTGGAATTAATCAATTCAAACAAAgattattcatatatatatgtgca contains:
- the LOC119503840 gene encoding WASH complex subunit 1-like → MNAISPDQPDESQYYGRRPSDTSSSSSEIADAANRVTAPAAAATNSVEEDDEDESSDSEEGGKKKSSSRSAKPQSPAPPPKRPDHVIMSPAHVPQSPALPPQPIIPQPKALTRNRTSKRRSRTNRRQI